In the Pseudoliparis swirei isolate HS2019 ecotype Mariana Trench chromosome 19, NWPU_hadal_v1, whole genome shotgun sequence genome, one interval contains:
- the tspan17 gene encoding tetraspanin-17 isoform X3 — translation MIAPDLHGVLSNLSAITDLGALDPVWLFIVVGAVMFILGFAGCIGALRENTTLLKFFSVFLGLIFFLELTAGILSFVFKDWIKDQLNLFINKNVKAYRDDIDLQNVIDFAQEYWSCCGTHGSDDWNLNMYFNCTELNPSRESCGVPFSCCVKDPAEDVLNTQCGYDVRRQEEQNRQKFIYTKGCVGQFEKWLQDKLIIVAGIFVGIALLQIFGICLAQNLVSDVKAVKANW, via the exons ggcgTGCTGTCCAACCTGTCGGCCATCACGGACCTGGGGGCCCTGGACCCCGTGTGGCTCTTCATCGTGGTGGGGGCGGTCATGTTCATCCTGGGCTTCGCCGGCTGCATCGGAGCGCTCCGGGAGAACACCACGCTGCTCAAATTC TTTTCTGTGTTCCTGGGTCTGATCTTCTTCCTGGAGCTGACGGCGGGGATCCTCTCCTTCGTCTTTAAGGACTGGATCAAAGACCAGCTCAACTTATTCATCAACAAAAACGTCAAGGCCTACCGCGATGACATCGACTTGCAGAACGTCATCGACTTTGCCCAGGAATAC tGGTCCTGCTGTGGAACTCATGGGTCTGACGACTGGAACCTCAACATGTACTTCAACTGCACGGAGCTGAACCCCAGCAGGGAGAGCTGCGGAGTCCCGTTCTCCTGCTGCGTCAAAGACCCGGCG GAGGACGTCCTCAACACGCAGTGCGGCTACGACGTGCGGCGTCAAGAG gAGCAGAACCGGCAGAAGTTCATCTACACCAAAGGCTGCGTGGGCCAGTTTGAGAAGTGGCTTCAGGACAAGCTGATCATCGTCGCTGGGATCTTTGTTGGTATTGCACTTTTACAG ATTTTTGGGATCTGCCTCGCTCAAAACCTGGTGAGCGACGTCAAGGCCGTCAAAGCCAACTGGTGA